tttcaattattctcacttgaATGTATTCATTCTCGATTAAGTCTCACTTGAATgtgtttgattttaatattatacccactatttgtatttagattcaattatgtccctagaaaagtgaattatgtaaatgttgtaagaattagtttcaacttttgatgaacTATTTTTCGGAGTGGATCATTGATTCTATCCCAgatatttgtattctaacttcaagaaaagatttttaaaactcaaactaaagcgttcatgatgtgtaattgacaACATGATAAcgttgaatcacttttacaaacgttagAAATACAAAtaagacgatttaaacgttagaaaCACTGTGTCGATTTACCCCaaacattagagacaaaaataatactttactcaaTTCTATAATCTATGATTAAAgggtaaaaaaatatatatttttatataaagacaATTATAAAATCTTTGTTGGAGGATCATCTGAAAATTAAACCTTTGAAGAGTCAAGTGTTGTGATATCTCCTATACTATGGAGTGTTCACTCTACAATTTNNNNNNNNNNNNNNNCAACCAAACCCCCCccccctcctcctcctctttcttttctttcctttttctccctctttttttcttttcactctCTCCCTCCTCATCTGCatatattaaaactaaaaagtcaccaaaaaaaataataaaaaagaaggtACCCCACTTGGGGCTAAAAGATTAACATATATAACCTGGCCATAGTGTGATGATAATAGAAGATTAACATATTCAATCATTTTGTCCCCCTCTCAAAAGGACTCATCACATATACAAAATCAGAGTTTTATCTGTTCTTTGTTCAGTGCATGAAGTAGCTATGCCGAAGCATTGTGACATGCAAATCAATATTGATGGTCAGCAGATATTCCTATTGAAAGAGGTACTCATTTAGTGTTATTTGATAATTATATTCAATCTATACCATATATATGATGAGTTCATGANNNNNNNNNNNNNNNNNNNNNNNNNNNNNNNNNNNNNNNNNNNNNNAGATTTTCAAGAGTGATGATTATTATAGTTCACTTGTTTTTATTGCAGAAGGTTATGTCAAAATACTGTGGAAAGTTGAAGAGAATCTTGAATCATCAAAAGAGATGTAATGTTACGAAGTTGGGGATTAGAATCAATAACTTCCCTGGAGGCCCAGATGGGTTTGAACTTGTTTCAAGGTTCTGTTACAATAACGGCAACATTCCAATCACTGTGGCTAATGTTCCTCTCCTCTATTGCTGTGCCATTTATCTTGGAATGGCAGAAGGGGTTTTCAGCAACAATCTCTTGCAACAAACAGAAACATTTCTTGATAGAATCTCTCAGTGGAAATGGCATGATATAATTGAAAGTCTCATGAATTGTGAGCATGTGTATGCATATGCAGATTGCTATGGCCTCTTAGAAAGGATCATTGTTGGTGGAGTGTTACCAAAGATTAATCAAACTCCAAATTCTTCAGATGTAAGCTTCATCAATTCATGTTCTTCACCATCCTCATATTCTTCCCCAGAAAGCACTTCGGGTAATAAGAGATTCTCTTCCTCATCAAACAAACTGGCTAATACTCCAGAAAAAATCAGGTCAGCTTTGCCAAGCAAAGCATGGTGGTTTGATGATTTGGCAACTTTACCCCCAAAGATCATTGAGAAACTCTTCCAATTTCTTGGTGCATACAAAACTGACAACAACAATTTAGTCCTCACAAGGTTTTTGTTGCATTATCTGAGAAAAGCAACTCAAAAAACCAGAGTTGTCGATTGCAAAAACAGCAGTGAGAGTGAGTATGCCGCTCTTGCAGAAACAGCAGCTTATGGTGTCATTTTTGTTGGAAAGGAAACATTTTCATGCAGAGGGCTATTTTGGGTAATAAGGATTGTATCCGGTTTTGGTTTGAGTAAAGGTTGCAGGACTGAACTTGAAAGATTAATTGGTGGTGTCCTTGAACAAGCTACTTTGGATGATCTTTTGGTATCTGGCCATGATATGGGAGTTTATTATGATGTTAATTTGGTCATAAGATTGGTTAAACTCTTTGTTGATATCAATGGTTCTGATGAAGGAGTTTCATTACAGAAACTGAAAAGGGTTGGTAGGTTAATTGACAAGTATTTGAGGGAGATATCACCTGATCAGAATCTCAAGATCTGTAAGTTTCTTGGAGTAGCAGAATGCTTGCCAGATATTGCAAGGGATAGCTTTGATGGGGTCTATAGAGCCATTGACATCTATCTTGAGGTGAATATCACATACCCTTCTTTTACTGTTCTTATCTGCAGCATCATCTTTTAGCACA
The genomic region above belongs to Arachis duranensis cultivar V14167 chromosome 3, aradu.V14167.gnm2.J7QH, whole genome shotgun sequence and contains:
- the LOC107477162 gene encoding BTB/POZ domain-containing protein At1g50280 isoform X1, with the protein product MPKHCDMQINIDGQQIFLLKEKVMSKYCGKLKRILNHQKRCNVTKLGIRINNFPGGPDGFELVSRFCYNNGNIPITVANVPLLYCCAIYLGMAEGVFSNNLLQQTETFLDRISQWKWHDIIESLMNCEHVYAYADCYGLLERIIVGGVLPKINQTPNSSDVSFINSCSSPSSYSSPESTSGNKRFSSSSNKLANTPEKIRSALPSKAWWFDDLATLPPKIIEKLFQFLGAYKTDNNNLVLTRFLLHYLRKATQKTRVVDCKNSSESEYAALAETAAYGVIFVGKETFSCRGLFWVIRIVSGFGLSKGCRTELERLIGGVLEQATLDDLLVSGHDMGVYYDVNLVIRLVKLFVDINGSDEGVSLQKLKRVGRLIDKYLREISPDQNLKICKFLGVAECLPDIARDSFDGVYRAIDIYLESHPMITFEERSRLCRCLNYIKLSFEASKDLAKNPRIPPRIAMQALISQQSKIATLDYDETETPRKKNPYQLVLYKEGKRNSFSKEKKDMTLNMDKMQWKVVELEELCKEMNSKMVNRNALFNHARARSSPRLC
- the LOC107477162 gene encoding BTB/POZ domain-containing protein At3g19850 isoform X2, with protein sequence MSKYCGKLKRILNHQKRCNVTKLGIRINNFPGGPDGFELVSRFCYNNGNIPITVANVPLLYCCAIYLGMAEGVFSNNLLQQTETFLDRISQWKWHDIIESLMNCEHVYAYADCYGLLERIIVGGVLPKINQTPNSSDVSFINSCSSPSSYSSPESTSGNKRFSSSSNKLANTPEKIRSALPSKAWWFDDLATLPPKIIEKLFQFLGAYKTDNNNLVLTRFLLHYLRKATQKTRVVDCKNSSESEYAALAETAAYGVIFVGKETFSCRGLFWVIRIVSGFGLSKGCRTELERLIGGVLEQATLDDLLVSGHDMGVYYDVNLVIRLVKLFVDINGSDEGVSLQKLKRVGRLIDKYLREISPDQNLKICKFLGVAECLPDIARDSFDGVYRAIDIYLESHPMITFEERSRLCRCLNYIKLSFEASKDLAKNPRIPPRIAMQALISQQSKIATLDYDETETPRKKNPYQLVLYKEGKRNSFSKEKKDMTLNMDKMQWKVVELEELCKEMNSKMVNRNALFNHARARSSPRLC